In Thauera aromatica K172, one DNA window encodes the following:
- a CDS encoding TatD family hydrolase, with product MLIDTHVHLDAAEFDDDREAVIAAARAAGVDGFVVPAVGADNFDAVAALAAARSDTACALGIHPLYVMQARAEDLDVLDQRLGEGVALAVGEIGLDHFVHDVDPARQLDFFAAQLGLARKHGLPVILHVRRAIDPILGQLRRIAVPGGIAHAFNGSRQQAEMFIALGFKLGFGGSMTFSGSTRIRALAASLPLDAIVLETDAPDIPPAWGQGQRNTPANLRAYAELLAELRALPVEEIVAATGRNTSAALGGWRPR from the coding sequence ATGCTGATCGACACCCACGTCCATCTCGATGCGGCCGAGTTCGATGACGACCGCGAGGCGGTGATCGCCGCGGCCCGCGCCGCCGGCGTGGACGGCTTCGTCGTGCCCGCAGTCGGGGCGGACAACTTCGATGCGGTGGCGGCGCTGGCCGCTGCCCGCAGTGATACCGCGTGCGCGCTCGGCATTCATCCCCTGTACGTGATGCAGGCCCGCGCGGAAGATCTCGATGTGCTCGACCAGCGTCTGGGCGAGGGAGTCGCGCTGGCGGTGGGCGAGATCGGCCTCGACCATTTCGTGCACGATGTCGATCCGGCGCGACAGCTCGATTTCTTTGCCGCCCAGCTCGGCCTTGCGCGCAAGCACGGCCTGCCGGTGATCCTGCACGTGCGCCGCGCGATCGATCCGATTCTCGGGCAACTGCGCCGTATTGCCGTTCCCGGCGGCATCGCCCACGCCTTCAACGGCAGCCGGCAGCAGGCCGAGATGTTCATCGCCCTCGGCTTCAAGCTCGGCTTCGGCGGCTCGATGACGTTTTCCGGCTCGACGCGGATCCGCGCGCTCGCCGCCAGCCTGCCGCTGGATGCGATCGTACTGGAAACCGATGCGCCCGACATCCCGCCGGCCTGGGGGCAAGGGCAGCGCAATACGCCCGCGAATCTGCGGGCCTATGCCGAGCTGCTCGCCGAGCTGCGCGCCCTCCCGGTGGAAGAAATCGTCGCCGCCACCGGGCGCAACACCAGCGCCGCGCTCGGCGGCTGGAGGCCGCGCTGA
- a CDS encoding enoyl-CoA hydratase, protein MAMPPDTTAEPLLLRRDDAGVATLTLNRPARFNPLSLAMLEALLEAFDAIARDPQVRVVVLAGAGKAFCAGHDLKEMRATPALGFQQRLFRLCSRLMMKLTELPQPVIARVHGIATAAGCQLVAMCDLAVAADSARFAVSGIDVGLFCAAPGVALSRNVGRKQAFEMLVTGRFIDAHEARRCGLLNRVVAEAALDAEVAALAAAIVARSAAAIRSGKQLFYRQLEMGVDAAYQLAAETMAHNMMYDDAAEGIDAFLARRPPMFKGS, encoded by the coding sequence ATGGCGATGCCGCCCGACACCACCGCTGAACCCCTGCTGCTGCGCCGCGACGATGCCGGCGTGGCGACGCTGACGCTGAACCGTCCCGCGCGCTTCAATCCCTTGTCGCTGGCGATGCTCGAAGCCCTGCTCGAGGCCTTCGACGCCATTGCCCGGGACCCGCAGGTGCGGGTGGTGGTGCTCGCCGGCGCAGGCAAGGCGTTTTGTGCCGGCCACGACCTGAAGGAAATGCGCGCGACGCCTGCGCTGGGGTTCCAGCAGCGGCTCTTTCGCTTGTGCAGCCGCCTGATGATGAAGCTCACCGAGCTTCCGCAGCCGGTCATCGCACGAGTGCATGGCATCGCCACGGCGGCCGGCTGCCAGCTGGTGGCGATGTGCGACCTCGCGGTCGCCGCCGACAGCGCCCGCTTCGCCGTGTCCGGGATCGATGTCGGCCTGTTCTGCGCCGCCCCGGGAGTGGCGCTGTCGCGCAATGTCGGGCGCAAGCAGGCATTCGAGATGCTGGTGACCGGGCGCTTCATCGACGCCCACGAAGCCAGGCGCTGCGGCCTGCTCAACCGGGTGGTAGCCGAGGCCGCGCTCGATGCCGAAGTCGCGGCGCTCGCCGCCGCCATCGTCGCTCGGTCCGCAGCGGCGATCCGTTCCGGCAAGCAGCTGTTCTACCGGCAGCTCGAGATGGGGGTGGATGCCGCCTATCAGCTTGCGGCGGAAACCATGGCGCACAACATGATGTACGACGATGCCGCCGAAGGCATCGATGCCTTCCTCGCCAGGCGCCCGCCGATGTTCAAGGGCAGCTGA
- a CDS encoding acyl-CoA synthetase, whose translation MSGTGSSPYDTGLERNAANYAALTPLTFIERSAAVYPQRLAVIHGRRRYTWAESFARSRRLASALKQLGVGRNDTVAVILNNTPEMFECHFGVPACGAVLNTINTRLDPEAVAFILAHAEAKVLLVDREYAAVAKKALALAGRSGLVVIDVDDSEYVGPGERLGRMDYEALLASGSEDFVFESPADEWDAISLNYTSGTTGDPKGVVYHHRGAYLNALSNIVSWGMPPHAVYLWTLPMFHCNGWCFAWSMAANAGINVCLRRVDPRLIFDAIRAHRVTHYCGAPIVHSLLASAPAAWREGIDHTVHGLVAAAPPPAAVIEGMARIGFDLTHVYGLTETYGPAAVCAKHDEWADLALSEQVALNGRQGVRYHAQEAITVIDPDTMEPVPRDGRTMGEVMFRGNLVMKGYLKNPRATAESFRGGWYHTGDLGVLQPDGYVKIKDRAKDIIISGGENVSSIEIEDVLYRHPAVMAVAVVALADEKWGEVPCAFVELRDGAEADAAALLAHCRAHLAGFKMPKKIVFGALPKTSTGKIQKFMLRERAQSAAASGEGVPPRGGGTE comes from the coding sequence ATGAGCGGGACCGGAAGTTCGCCCTACGATACGGGGCTGGAGCGCAATGCCGCCAATTACGCGGCGCTGACACCGCTGACCTTCATCGAGCGCAGCGCCGCCGTCTATCCGCAGCGGCTCGCTGTGATCCACGGGCGGCGGCGGTATACCTGGGCCGAGAGCTTCGCTCGCTCGCGGCGCCTGGCTTCGGCGCTGAAACAGCTCGGCGTCGGCCGCAACGATACCGTCGCGGTGATTCTCAACAACACGCCCGAGATGTTCGAATGCCATTTCGGCGTTCCCGCCTGTGGCGCGGTGCTCAACACCATCAACACCCGGCTCGACCCCGAGGCCGTCGCTTTCATCCTCGCGCACGCCGAGGCGAAAGTGCTGCTGGTCGATCGCGAATACGCCGCGGTGGCGAAGAAAGCGCTCGCGCTCGCCGGGCGCAGCGGCCTCGTCGTGATCGATGTCGACGACTCCGAGTACGTCGGCCCGGGCGAACGGCTGGGGCGGATGGACTACGAGGCGCTGCTCGCCAGCGGCAGCGAGGATTTTGTCTTCGAGTCGCCGGCCGACGAATGGGATGCGATCTCGCTGAACTACACTTCGGGTACCACCGGCGACCCGAAGGGGGTTGTGTACCACCACCGCGGCGCTTATCTCAACGCCTTGTCGAACATCGTCTCGTGGGGCATGCCGCCGCACGCGGTCTACCTGTGGACGCTGCCGATGTTCCACTGCAACGGCTGGTGCTTCGCGTGGTCGATGGCCGCCAACGCGGGCATCAACGTCTGCCTGCGCCGGGTCGATCCGCGCCTGATCTTCGACGCCATCCGCGCCCATCGCGTCACCCACTACTGCGGCGCGCCGATCGTGCATTCGCTGCTGGCGAGCGCGCCCGCGGCCTGGCGTGAAGGGATCGACCATACCGTGCATGGCTTGGTCGCCGCCGCGCCGCCGCCGGCCGCGGTGATCGAGGGCATGGCCAGGATCGGCTTCGATCTCACCCACGTCTATGGCCTGACCGAAACCTACGGCCCGGCCGCGGTGTGCGCCAAGCACGACGAATGGGCCGATCTGGCGCTGTCCGAGCAGGTCGCCCTCAACGGCCGCCAGGGCGTTCGCTACCACGCCCAGGAAGCGATCACGGTGATCGACCCGGACACCATGGAGCCGGTCCCGCGCGACGGCCGGACCATGGGCGAAGTCATGTTCCGCGGCAATCTGGTGATGAAGGGCTACCTGAAGAATCCGCGGGCGACCGCCGAGTCGTTCCGCGGTGGCTGGTACCACACCGGCGATCTGGGGGTGCTGCAGCCCGATGGCTACGTCAAGATCAAGGACCGCGCCAAGGACATCATCATCTCGGGCGGAGAGAACGTGTCGTCGATCGAAATCGAGGACGTGCTCTACCGCCATCCCGCGGTGATGGCCGTGGCGGTGGTCGCGCTGGCCGACGAGAAGTGGGGCGAAGTGCCCTGCGCTTTCGTCGAACTGCGCGACGGGGCCGAAGCGGACGCCGCGGCGCTGCTCGCCCATTGCCGCGCGCACCTGGCCGGGTTCAAGATGCCGAAGAAGATCGTCTTCGGCGCCTTGCCCAAAACTTCGACCGGCAAGATCCAGAAGTTCATGCTGCGCGAACGGGCGCAGTCGGCGGCAGCGTCCGGGGAGGGCGTCCCGCCGCGCGGCGGGGGCACGGAGTAG
- a CDS encoding TetR/AcrR family transcriptional regulator, protein MENIAKKPRVQLDRDAWIAGATEVLAEEGIAGLRVEVLAKRLKVTKGSFYWHFSDRRDLLMGVLHHWKEGRIRDIRKQTRTQPGRELEQIYHVIDVYGASRSRRGMMIELAVRDWARRDAQAAAIVAEVDDVRLRCGRELFLACGVPMEEASSRCMLLYAYVFGVSLMIYDRFDSDIARLKRDIADLIARSGTARMAAPG, encoded by the coding sequence ATGGAAAACATCGCCAAAAAACCGCGTGTGCAGCTCGATCGCGATGCCTGGATCGCGGGTGCCACCGAAGTTCTCGCCGAGGAAGGCATCGCCGGGCTGCGCGTCGAAGTGCTTGCCAAGCGCCTCAAGGTCACCAAAGGCAGCTTCTACTGGCACTTCAGCGATCGCCGCGATTTGCTGATGGGCGTGCTCCACCACTGGAAAGAGGGCCGCATCCGCGACATCCGCAAGCAGACCCGGACCCAGCCGGGGCGGGAGCTCGAACAGATCTACCACGTCATCGACGTGTACGGCGCCAGCCGCAGCCGGCGCGGGATGATGATCGAACTCGCGGTGCGCGACTGGGCGCGCCGTGATGCCCAGGCCGCCGCGATCGTCGCCGAAGTCGACGACGTCCGCCTGCGCTGTGGCCGCGAGCTGTTTCTCGCCTGCGGGGTGCCGATGGAGGAAGCATCCAGCCGCTGCATGCTGCTCTACGCTTACGTGTTCGGCGTGTCGTTGATGATCTACGACCGTTTCGACAGCGACATCGCCCGGCTCAAGCGCGATATCGCAGACCTGATCGCACGTTCGGGGACCGCCAGAATGGCTGCCCCGGGCTGA
- a CDS encoding acyl-CoA dehydrogenase, with the protein MSNYSAPLRDMQFVMRDLAGLDEVTRLPGNEDVTPDLVDAILEEADKFAAGVLAPLNRSGDQHGARWHDGEVTTAPGWKEAYRQFAESGWTAIACDPQHGGQGLPKLVSTAVMEMWKSANMAFSLCPMLTTGAIEALLLCGSDAQKAMYLPKMVAGEWTGTMNLTEPQAGSDLAAVRTRAEPQADGSYRLFGQKIFITYGEHDLTDNIVHLVLARLPDAPEGVKGISLFVVPKYLVDAGGNLGAHNDVRCVSIEHKLGIHASPTCVLAFGDQGGATGTLVGEPNRGLEYMFIMMNEARFAVGMEGLALSERAYQHALQYARERVQGTEAGVRGGPKVSIIRHPDVRRMLMSMKSQTEAMRALAYVVAAETDKAHRHADAQQRAHSQVFVDLMIPVVKGWLTENAFEIASTGVQVHGGMGFIEETGAAQHLRDARITSIYEGTTAIQANDLIGRKIARDGGAAIGAVVRQMGAVETELGVIGDEPFVAIRRALGSGIAAVEEAVAYILATYDRDIKAASVGAVPFLRLLGIVAGGWQLARAALAARRRLEAGEGEADFYRAKIVSARFYADHVMAQAPGLAYTVVNGAAGALELDDTQF; encoded by the coding sequence ATGAGCAACTACAGCGCGCCTCTCCGTGACATGCAGTTCGTGATGCGCGATCTCGCCGGCCTCGACGAGGTCACCCGGCTGCCGGGCAACGAGGATGTCACTCCCGACCTGGTCGATGCCATTCTCGAGGAGGCCGACAAGTTTGCCGCCGGCGTTCTCGCGCCGTTGAACCGCAGCGGCGACCAGCATGGCGCCAGATGGCACGACGGTGAAGTCACCACCGCGCCGGGCTGGAAGGAGGCTTACCGCCAGTTTGCCGAATCGGGCTGGACGGCCATCGCCTGCGATCCGCAGCATGGCGGTCAGGGCTTGCCGAAGCTGGTGTCGACCGCGGTCATGGAAATGTGGAAATCGGCCAACATGGCGTTCTCGCTGTGCCCGATGCTGACCACCGGCGCGATCGAGGCCCTGCTGCTGTGCGGCTCCGACGCGCAGAAGGCGATGTATCTGCCAAAGATGGTCGCGGGCGAATGGACCGGCACGATGAACCTGACCGAGCCCCAGGCGGGCTCCGATCTCGCTGCGGTCCGTACCCGCGCCGAGCCGCAAGCTGACGGCAGCTACCGGCTTTTCGGGCAGAAAATCTTTATCACCTACGGTGAGCACGATCTCACCGACAATATCGTCCATCTTGTGCTCGCCCGCCTGCCGGATGCGCCCGAGGGGGTGAAGGGGATCTCGCTGTTCGTCGTGCCGAAGTACCTGGTCGATGCCGGCGGCAACCTGGGGGCGCACAACGATGTGCGCTGCGTCTCGATCGAACACAAACTCGGGATCCACGCCAGTCCGACCTGCGTGCTCGCCTTCGGCGACCAGGGCGGCGCGACCGGAACGCTGGTGGGCGAACCCAACCGCGGCCTCGAGTACATGTTCATCATGATGAACGAGGCCCGCTTCGCGGTTGGCATGGAAGGCCTGGCCCTATCCGAACGTGCTTACCAGCATGCCTTGCAGTATGCGAGGGAGCGCGTCCAGGGCACCGAGGCAGGAGTGCGCGGCGGTCCCAAGGTGAGCATCATCCGCCACCCCGACGTGCGCCGGATGCTGATGTCGATGAAAAGCCAGACCGAGGCGATGCGCGCGCTGGCTTACGTCGTCGCCGCCGAGACCGACAAGGCGCATCGCCACGCCGACGCCCAGCAACGCGCGCACAGCCAGGTGTTCGTCGATCTGATGATTCCAGTGGTGAAAGGCTGGCTGACGGAAAATGCGTTCGAGATCGCCTCGACCGGGGTCCAGGTCCACGGCGGCATGGGTTTCATCGAGGAGACCGGCGCGGCGCAGCATCTGCGCGACGCCCGCATCACCTCGATTTATGAAGGCACGACGGCCATCCAGGCCAACGACCTGATCGGGCGCAAGATCGCCCGTGATGGCGGGGCCGCGATCGGCGCCGTGGTGCGGCAGATGGGCGCAGTCGAAACCGAACTCGGTGTCATCGGCGACGAGCCCTTCGTCGCCATCCGCCGTGCGCTGGGCAGCGGGATCGCTGCGGTCGAAGAAGCCGTGGCTTATATCCTCGCCACCTACGACCGGGACATCAAGGCCGCCTCGGTCGGGGCCGTTCCCTTCCTCCGGCTGCTCGGCATCGTCGCCGGCGGCTGGCAACTGGCCCGTGCGGCGCTGGCGGCCCGGCGCAGGCTCGAGGCCGGCGAGGGCGAGGCGGATTTCTACCGGGCGAAGATCGTCAGCGCGCGCTTCTATGCCGACCACGTCATGGCGCAGGCGCCCGGCCTGGCCTACACGGTGGTGAATGGGGCGGCAGGCGCGCTGGAACTGGACGATACGCAGTTCTGA
- a CDS encoding ABC-type transport auxiliary lipoprotein family protein has translation MISGRSPTASGLRGIVAALGIAAALAGCSGLNLKPPPMAFYDLGLGAPAGLAPRFAPLRVEVAAPPWLASSALQYRLQWDDPLRRRSYTESRWVAQPADMLALALERALKPDGSGNRCRLRIEVDEFVQVFDGIERSRVEVVLRAGLVPPRSDEALAQREFRADVPAPSADAVGGVAAFRAAADRLAGELAGWIATLHRAGPPLDAGMRCRG, from the coding sequence ATGATTTCCGGGCGATCTCCAACAGCCTCCGGCCTGCGCGGCATCGTCGCCGCTCTCGGGATCGCCGCCGCGCTGGCCGGCTGCAGCGGCCTGAACCTGAAACCCCCGCCGATGGCCTTCTACGATCTGGGCCTGGGCGCGCCGGCCGGGCTCGCCCCCCGTTTCGCACCCCTGCGGGTCGAGGTCGCGGCGCCGCCCTGGCTGGCAAGCAGCGCGCTGCAGTACCGCCTGCAATGGGACGATCCCCTGCGTCGGCGCAGCTACACCGAAAGCCGCTGGGTCGCCCAGCCTGCCGACATGCTGGCGCTGGCCTTGGAACGGGCGCTGAAACCGGATGGCAGCGGCAACCGCTGCCGGCTGCGGATCGAGGTGGACGAGTTCGTGCAAGTGTTCGACGGTATCGAACGCAGCCGGGTGGAGGTGGTGCTGCGCGCCGGGCTGGTGCCGCCGCGCAGCGACGAGGCTCTGGCGCAGCGCGAATTCCGCGCCGACGTGCCGGCACCGAGCGCCGATGCGGTCGGTGGCGTGGCCGCATTCCGGGCCGCGGCGGATCGGCTCGCCGGGGAACTGGCGGGCTGGATCGCCACCCTTCATCGTGCAGGACCGCCCCTGGACGCGGGGATGCGCTGCCGGGGCTGA
- a CDS encoding ABC transporter ATP-binding protein: MSAGRPQGAPVVSLRGVATRFGANVVHQGLDLDVEAGEIVALVGGSGSGKTTLLRHVIGLTRPAEGEVRLFGEALHAGTVHERIARQRRFGVLFQQGALFSAFTVGENIAFPLRELGIVHEDEIRDLVALKLAMVEMEPEHARLMPAELSGGMVKRAALARALALEPELLLLDEPTAGLDPDRSAAFVRLILALRGELGLTVVLVTHDLDTLAAMATRVAVLADKHILSYATLEDTLKVDHPFIERFFHGEHGRRALARAQGDR, from the coding sequence ATGAGCGCCGGCCGGCCGCAGGGCGCTCCGGTGGTTTCGCTGCGCGGCGTGGCCACGCGCTTCGGCGCCAACGTGGTGCACCAGGGGCTCGACCTGGACGTCGAGGCCGGGGAGATCGTGGCCCTGGTGGGCGGCTCGGGCAGCGGCAAGACGACCTTGCTGCGCCACGTCATCGGCCTCACCCGGCCGGCCGAGGGCGAGGTGCGGCTGTTCGGCGAAGCGCTGCACGCCGGCACGGTGCACGAGCGCATCGCGCGCCAGCGCCGCTTCGGCGTGCTGTTCCAGCAGGGGGCGCTGTTTTCCGCCTTTACCGTGGGTGAAAACATCGCCTTTCCGCTGCGCGAGCTCGGCATCGTGCACGAGGATGAAATCCGCGATCTCGTCGCCCTGAAGCTGGCGATGGTCGAAATGGAGCCCGAGCACGCGCGGCTGATGCCGGCCGAGCTCTCCGGCGGGATGGTCAAGCGTGCGGCCCTCGCCCGTGCGCTGGCACTCGAGCCCGAGCTGTTGCTGCTCGACGAACCGACCGCGGGCCTGGACCCCGACCGCAGCGCCGCTTTCGTGCGCCTGATCCTGGCGCTGCGCGGCGAACTGGGGCTGACCGTGGTGCTGGTCACGCACGACCTCGATACCCTGGCGGCGATGGCCACCCGGGTGGCGGTGCTGGCCGACAAACACATCCTGAGCTATGCCACGCTGGAAGACACGCTGAAGGTCGATCATCCTTTCATCGAGCGCTTCTTCCACGGCGAGCATGGCCGCCGGGCCCTGGCCCGGGCACAGGGAGACCGCTGA
- the ppx gene encoding exopolyphosphatase: protein MMRDLIAAIDLGSNSFRLQVGCIVNDQIYPLDGLKEAVRLAAGLSPDKMLDLAAQQRGVAALQRFHERLHAFTPQRVRAVATNTLRVAKNSAEFLIRAEAALGFPIEVIAGREEARLIYVGVAHTLPDPHRQQLIVDIGGGSTEFIIGKSFEPVLLESRYMGCVGFSLRFFPDGRIDKRSLRDAELAARRELQTIVQAYREAGWEEAVGSSGTAKALLEILEQNGFSSGGITRDGLERLKAVLLRAGRLDALDLAGLKGDRLPVILGGFAIMSAVFKEFGIERMVFSEGALRLGVLYDLLGRYHHHDLRDATVAAFVRRYGVDTRQAQQVADTACHLLGQLAPEMADPEHLDRRFLRWAAMLHEIGISVAHSSYHKHSAYIVANADMPGFSRMDQARLARLVLSHRGKLERVSSIAADSVDWLLVACLRLAVVVHRARDARGIPPIEMQHEGRGFSVNTPASWLQKRPLTAAALEEERRQWVALGRGLYVRALGARSAAA, encoded by the coding sequence ATGATGCGAGATCTAATTGCGGCCATCGACCTGGGCTCGAACAGTTTCCGCCTGCAGGTCGGTTGTATCGTCAACGACCAGATCTACCCGCTCGACGGCCTGAAAGAAGCGGTCCGGCTGGCGGCCGGCCTGTCGCCGGACAAGATGCTCGACCTCGCCGCGCAGCAGCGCGGGGTCGCGGCGCTGCAGCGTTTTCACGAGCGCCTGCACGCTTTCACTCCGCAACGGGTGCGTGCGGTGGCGACCAACACCTTGCGGGTGGCGAAGAACAGTGCCGAGTTCCTGATCCGCGCCGAGGCGGCGCTCGGCTTCCCGATCGAGGTCATCGCCGGGCGTGAGGAAGCGCGGCTGATCTACGTCGGCGTGGCGCATACCCTGCCCGATCCGCACCGCCAGCAGCTGATCGTCGACATCGGTGGCGGCTCGACCGAGTTCATCATCGGCAAGAGCTTCGAGCCGGTGCTGCTGGAGTCGCGCTACATGGGCTGCGTCGGCTTCAGCCTGCGCTTTTTCCCCGACGGGCGGATCGACAAGCGCAGCCTGAGGGACGCCGAACTCGCCGCCCGGCGCGAGCTGCAGACCATCGTCCAGGCCTACCGGGAAGCCGGCTGGGAAGAGGCGGTGGGCTCCAGCGGAACGGCCAAGGCCTTGCTCGAAATTCTCGAACAGAACGGTTTTTCCAGCGGCGGCATCACCCGTGACGGGCTCGAGCGGCTGAAGGCCGTGCTGCTGCGCGCGGGGCGGCTCGACGCGCTCGATCTGGCCGGGCTCAAGGGCGACCGCCTGCCGGTGATCCTGGGCGGGTTCGCGATCATGAGCGCGGTGTTCAAGGAGTTCGGCATCGAGCGCATGGTCTTCTCCGAAGGCGCGCTGCGCCTGGGCGTGCTCTACGACCTGCTCGGGCGCTACCACCATCACGACCTGCGTGACGCCACGGTGGCGGCTTTCGTGCGCCGTTACGGAGTCGATACCCGCCAGGCGCAACAGGTCGCCGACACCGCCTGCCATCTGCTCGGGCAGCTCGCCCCGGAGATGGCCGACCCCGAGCACCTCGACCGGCGCTTCCTGCGCTGGGCCGCGATGCTCCACGAAATCGGCATTTCGGTGGCGCATTCGAGTTATCACAAGCACAGCGCCTACATCGTCGCCAACGCCGACATGCCGGGTTTTTCACGGATGGACCAGGCCCGCCTGGCGCGCCTCGTGCTGTCCCATCGCGGCAAGCTCGAGCGGGTCTCTTCGATCGCCGCCGACAGCGTGGACTGGCTGCTGGTCGCCTGCCTGCGGCTGGCGGTGGTGGTACATCGCGCCCGCGACGCACGCGGCATTCCTCCGATCGAAATGCAGCACGAGGGCAGGGGGTTTTCGGTGAACACTCCGGCCAGCTGGCTGCAGAAGCGGCCGCTGACCGCCGCGGCGCTCGAGGAAGAGCGCCGCCAGTGGGTCGCGCTCGGGCGCGGACTGTACGTGCGCGCGCTCGGTGCGCGCAGCGCGGCGGCCTGA
- a CDS encoding MlaE family ABC transporter permease, whose translation MAAGIDRGIVIDRAAGTVCLAGEWTLMGLSARVAARRRELATAQGCAHWSLSAVDRLDSFGALLLWRAWGGQWPAQVELSEAHRATIERVARAAARPLVLAPSFTVADAVAMLGAAILGLGVHLRDFVALLGQLLLDLLHLARHPREWPMLEISANLHKVAVKAMAVTALVGFLIGVVLSYLSALQLKMFGADTFIVNILGLGIIRELGPVLVSVLVAGRSGSAMTAQLGVMRVTEEIDALAAMGISRSLRLVLPKVIALTLAMPLLVLWTSAVALLGGWLSAWIELDLSFRYFIDALPDAVPVANLFIGLSKGAVFGLLIALIACHFGLRVRPNTESLSTNTTASVVSAITVVILVDAIFAIATRSIGIPG comes from the coding sequence ATGGCTGCCGGCATCGATCGCGGAATCGTCATCGATCGTGCGGCGGGGACGGTGTGTCTGGCCGGCGAGTGGACGCTGATGGGGTTGTCCGCCCGGGTCGCGGCGCGGCGGCGCGAGCTGGCGACGGCGCAGGGCTGTGCGCACTGGTCGCTATCCGCGGTCGATCGCCTCGACAGCTTCGGTGCGCTCTTGCTGTGGCGTGCCTGGGGAGGGCAGTGGCCGGCGCAGGTCGAACTGAGCGAAGCCCACCGCGCCACCATCGAGCGCGTCGCCCGCGCCGCGGCGCGGCCGCTCGTGCTGGCTCCTTCGTTTACGGTTGCGGACGCGGTCGCGATGCTGGGTGCGGCAATTCTCGGCCTGGGCGTCCATCTGCGCGATTTCGTCGCTCTGCTCGGCCAGCTCCTGCTCGATCTGCTGCATCTTGCCCGCCATCCGCGCGAATGGCCGATGCTGGAAATTTCGGCCAATCTCCACAAGGTTGCGGTCAAGGCGATGGCGGTGACCGCCCTGGTGGGTTTTCTGATCGGCGTCGTGCTGTCCTATCTGTCGGCCCTGCAGCTGAAGATGTTCGGCGCCGACACCTTCATCGTCAATATCCTCGGTCTGGGCATCATCCGCGAACTCGGGCCGGTGCTGGTGTCGGTGCTGGTGGCGGGACGCTCGGGGTCGGCGATGACGGCCCAGCTCGGCGTGATGCGCGTCACCGAGGAAATCGATGCGCTCGCGGCGATGGGCATTTCGCGCTCGCTGCGCCTGGTGCTGCCCAAAGTGATCGCACTGACGCTGGCGATGCCGCTGCTGGTGCTGTGGACCTCGGCGGTGGCGTTGCTCGGGGGCTGGCTGTCGGCCTGGATCGAGCTCGATCTGTCGTTCCGCTACTTCATCGATGCCTTGCCCGATGCGGTGCCGGTGGCGAACCTGTTCATCGGCCTTTCCAAGGGGGCGGTGTTCGGCCTGCTGATCGCCCTCATCGCCTGCCATTTCGGCCTGCGCGTGCGGCCCAACACCGAGAGCCTGTCGACCAACACCACGGCGTCGGTGGTGTCAGCGATCACGGTAGTGATCCTGGTGGATGCGATCTTCGCGATCGCCACCCGCTCGATCGGGATTCCGGGATGA
- a CDS encoding MlaD family protein, which translates to MENRAHALAAGLFALILGAALLGALWWFSNEREPMRDLVLVARGDINGLAPQARVRYRGLAVGTVSAVRIDPQPPHDILVHVRVAEDLPLTRGTRATLGTMGVTGLAYVQLDDRGDDPTPLDGTADTPPRIPLEPGLLDRIAERALAAVDRFDMIGTQVARMFDAENVARLRATLQRLESAAEGMDRSFADVPETLRALRAVLSPANLASLQATLGNLEQASAEATPAVVELRGLLARIEHMTVRLDEAATATSSGLIDGTLPQLNELLRELTTTSRRVGRLVEEVESTPQVLLTGRAAREPGPGEAGFEALPQ; encoded by the coding sequence ATGGAAAACCGAGCCCACGCCCTCGCCGCAGGCCTGTTCGCACTCATCCTCGGAGCCGCGTTGCTGGGCGCCCTGTGGTGGTTCTCGAACGAGCGCGAGCCGATGCGCGATCTCGTCCTGGTCGCCCGCGGCGACATCAACGGCCTCGCACCCCAGGCCCGGGTGCGTTACCGCGGGCTGGCGGTCGGGACGGTCAGCGCGGTGCGCATCGACCCGCAACCACCGCACGACATCCTGGTCCATGTCCGCGTCGCCGAGGACCTGCCGCTGACCCGGGGAACGCGCGCCACCCTCGGCACGATGGGAGTGACCGGGCTGGCTTACGTCCAGCTCGACGATCGCGGTGACGACCCGACCCCGCTCGACGGCACCGCCGACACCCCGCCGCGGATTCCGCTCGAACCCGGCCTGCTCGACCGGATCGCGGAGCGGGCGCTCGCGGCGGTGGACCGCTTCGACATGATCGGCACCCAGGTCGCGCGAATGTTCGACGCCGAAAACGTCGCCCGCCTGCGCGCGACCTTGCAGCGGCTGGAGTCGGCTGCCGAAGGCATGGATCGCAGCTTCGCCGATGTGCCGGAAACGCTGCGGGCGCTGCGTGCAGTGCTGAGCCCGGCCAACCTCGCCAGCCTGCAGGCGACCCTGGGCAATCTCGAGCAGGCCAGCGCCGAGGCCACGCCGGCGGTGGTCGAGTTGCGCGGGCTGCTGGCCCGCATCGAGCACATGACGGTGCGCCTGGACGAGGCCGCGACGGCGACCAGCAGCGGCCTCATCGACGGCACCCTGCCGCAGCTCAACGAACTGCTGCGCGAGCTCACCACCACTTCGCGCCGGGTCGGACGCCTGGTCGAGGAGGTGGAGAGCACGCCGCAGGTCCTTCTGACCGGCCGCGCGGCGCGCGAGCCGGGGCCGGGAGAAGCGGGTTTCGAGGCGCTCCCACAGTGA